The DNA sequence AACTGAGCAGATTACAAgtaaatgtatatgtatataatatataatctgTGTTATTAAATATAGATTATTGTGACGTAAAatatatctaaatataaaatagaatatcagaattttataacatttaaatgtTGCATCAAAAATAATAGAACAGATTCGCGATCATCTTCATGGTATCAAGGCAGATACACAATAGTTTTATCATTGAGATGTTAGCATAATGAATGTTTATTTATTCcataatatcaaatattttttatgacataaaaaatgtaaataatatattattctcttttatataaaaagagACCATTGCATTCTATTTAGCTGTCACATACATGAACACTTCGTAAAAATAATTGATGGCAGATCTACGTGTAAATCTACATGTAAACTTTCCAAAAgaactattaaatttatttcgattatcATACGATTGTATGGATCAGGTTAACTGGTGATGATAAgtgtattaaaaatttaatctatgcaaaatgttttgtatatgGCTAAATGTCAACGTAATTATGTGTGTGTATTGTGCTGCAATGGAACATAATATGATTTTTTATTGAGTtaagaaaatatacatattattaaaaaaCATTAATAATGCCAAATCGAACTGAAATtggtaaataaattaatttatatatataaaaggaaaaatataaaaaaataaacatattttatataaattttatatttaggtGTTATTCCTGATAATTTAAGGCATGAGGAAACCATAGTTCAAATAGCAGAAGCTCTCGACAATCTAAATTCTGCtgttaattatatatttgaatCTATTGATAAAAGGCTTCTTGAAAATGGTCAAAGGTACTTTTCTTCCATATTACTAAATATTTTaggaattaaaatttttttaatttatacaaaaatgttAATACATTTTTTTGTAGATTATCAAATGTTAAAGACAGGGCTACAAAACTTCAagatcgattaaaatatttacaaactAACTTAAATTTAAAAGCTGTAAAGATGTTTTCTGCTGCAAGGTATCCTGCTAGTCATACATACAAAGAATATGAATTGGCTATACCGCCTCAATGTGATGATATCAATAAGATACCAAAAGTTTACAAGTGTTCTGTACCTATAAGAGATATTCCTGAAACATATCTATCTTCTAATTGTAAAACAGAAGATGGCCAATATGTATCAAATAATAATTTGCAAGAAAAGCTACAATTTTATCATGTTCGATCTAAATCTAATAAAGAACTTTATATAGATAACAACGAAGTGACATTTCCTTTTGAATTATCTTCGATCAATTCTCTATTGTTCAGTAGTATGGACAATCCATATAAGATATCTACTAAACAGACTTCTCACAAATTAAATGACAAGCAGCAAATAGAAGATGCACCAGATTCAATTATACAACCATGGTTATCATCAGAAATGGATTTATCTAGTAGTTATCTATATACACCAACCTTAGGAGAGGTAAgatcttttattaaaatttaatcttaatattgtttaattacaatatATTACTTATAAAATGTAAAGAAGGATACAGAACATATCGTCACATGAAATATTCTATCATGCAGGTGCCACAGATAAATGTACCACTAATACTTCCGGATCTACCTGGAATTGTAGAcgatgaaaaattcgttttagaCTTTAATTCTCAAAGTCCTATTGCACCTTCCTCAGCAGTAACCACTCCTACCGTTCGGCTTGATCTACCAACTCCAACATCAACAATAGACGAGAAGGATTCGAGTACAAAACATGACCGTGCTATCCCAAACTTACCTGGCTTTGCCGATACCGATTTCTCAAAAGATTCTACTGAGCCTGCTCCACCACCTCCTCCTCCGCCCTTGATAGCGTCAGACACGTCGACTTCTGCTTCTTCGAACTCTAAGACCGATAGCCGTTCCTCATTAGTCTCATCGTTGTTAGATCCATCGAtaccaccgccaccgccaccgccactaCCACCACCACCTCCTTCTCCTCCACCGCCTCCACCGCCACTGCCTCCAGCTGAATCCAAAACAACCATTCCTGAATCTCAAATTAAAGATCCGGACAAAAAGAAAATTGTCAAGGATCTGAATAAGGCAATCAAACCGGACGTCAGATCTAATTTAATGGAAGCTATTCGCAACGCTGGTGGTATAGGAAGAGCGAAACTGAGACATACTGTACCACCAGAGGAGAAAGAAGGAAATCGTTGGTCCTCTGCATCCGTTGGAGGAGATTTAATGGCTGATTTGCACGCAAAATTAGCACTCAGAAGAAAGGGAATCGCTGGGTCCGGAGGTAGTGCTCTCGAAAGAATGTCCAGCTTGATTCCTCCTCCTCCTAAACCAAGCGATGCAGTTGCGTCGGATAGAAATTCGGCCACCAGCGAGTACGACTCTCAACCAGATACCGATGATTGGGACGAGTAACGCTACTCGATATTGTTAATTATGTACAGTTtataattcaaatttcattcacttatcatatttaatatttcatgtaTAGTTCCATTCATAAATTATTGGAAACTTACTTGGgaaatttataacaaaatagaatttatgttataaaataatctaattttgtaaaatatgttagtaatatttgttaattgtgtatatattatacatatattatgaaGAAAAGATCTAAAATTATACATAAAACCTTGATTCATTATTTTTtccttatttaaaatattttttcaacctaaaattcattatttttaataattatatttcaaattaattttttgtcACTTTTATTAACgatttcattaaataatttcaattttaaaaacTTGTACATTTATGTACATTAAAGCTTTTTGACAATTTTTCCCTCCATTGAACTTTGCTCTTGTTTTATCTTTTAATCCTCTTCACATAATCCTAAAAAAGAATACTTAATTACATGTAGTGAAAATAATGCCCAAAGTTGGAATTAAAAGGGTTCCTGAGTGTCTTTAGTAATAGCAAAGACAATTaattgtattaaaaataaattctaattgAATTTTACCATTTTTCTAAAATAGAATTTTCGTTATTGTCATCAACATTCAACAGTAACATAAAGCAGCGTATTCTTATCGGTTTTGATTTAACATTTGACCTTAGATTACCGGACCAATCGTCTGTCGGTTTATAAATGTTAGTTGTACCATGGAATTTGCAGTTTTTGCTTGGATGTTCCTGTCTTTGATATTTGAGTTATCATCTctttattaaattcatttaaGCTTTAAATTCTTAGTTAAATTGTGATTTAACTTTACAAGTTAATTTTTGTCTTATTTTTGCTATTCTTTACAAATAGATGACTTTTATCTCATAAACATTGTTATGAACTATATAATATGAACTACGTACCAGTTTTCGAAGAAGTGTTACATTCTGTTTAAATTTTCTTATTCATGCGTTTGTTTAAGCATGTATTACTTTGATCCACGTGTGTTGAAAATTTAAGATAGTGAAACGGTTTAACCGAGAAAATGAGAATTGtttataaaagaagatatagaAAAAATTGTTCGAACAATGGATAAATTTTGAATGGTGTTTTATCAATAAAATCTTTCTAATTAACTaaaaactaaattttatattcaagcgaataattaatttaaaaatccacaattaaaaagatttaaaaaattcgaaattttgGTAGAAAATGTTGGGACATTAAAACATACTTTATGGCATTATGTGcttaagaagaagaagacaatCATTTCTACGTTCACTAAGATATCAGAGACGAATTAATTTGGAAGAATCTgaaaaaattaatcaaattaatTGCAATTGAATTTGAACGAAAAATGGGGAGTGATTTTTGCTATAGTCGCAGTCCAAAGTGTTGTACAAATGAATAATGAATTTATCGATATCGATATCAAACGCTGTTGATATTTGAACAACAGAAAGGATTAAAGTGTCAAATGTATGGTGTTATGATAGAAGAGAACGAATGACATAATATGTATTTGTAATTCGTATTAATTACTGCAAAAATTAAGGGTGTACACATTTTACAAATGACGAACGAAATGTATGATGAAGATTAATCttcataatttttgatattacaACGTATCTCTCGTTATTtgactatttctttttttttttttttttttttttttattattattagttttaCACACTTCTACATCCGTATAATGATGATATAATTGTATGAGTTACAAAATCATTAATTTGAGAAGGCTTTGGGTAAAACGATAACGCTAAAACTCTGGATGTTCAATGGTCATTCTTTATCTGTGCTTgcatttttcttcttcgtcATCTTGGTACCATCTCAGTTTTAAATATTTGACTTGTTATATTTTTGTAGAAATTAGTTATGATAAAACCTTGTTTTAAGAGGTTCCGATCGTACGTGAATTTTGATTTCAGGGAAATGTAGAAAATAATACAAGGCATTTCATTTACtaagataatttttattttatggtTTATTATCAAGGTAAAGCTATATTCTATTAAGataaattctttttttaatcatttataAGGTCatcatttctttttaatttggtattaattcgttttgtttttataataatttttaaattaatccaaatttaattattaattatttatcaattcACTTGATACCAGAATTTCTAAAAGTATTGagatacattatggaaaatgaaataaaaatgattatttctaCGGAACTGCCCAATTCGCGGGCAAATATTTCGAATGAAGTGGAATTACCGATTGATATGCGTTTCAACGAAGGCCACATTGTTAGTATTGTCTTTTACAGCGTGTTAATGATAATATCTGCAATCGGAAACACGACGGTGTTAGTATTAATTATGTGTCGCAAACGTGTATCCAAATCGAGGATACACACGATGTTAATGCATCTTGCGATCGCTGATCTACTTGTAAGTATAATTTAGTATATTCTTCTCTCTTTATCAATATaggaatattataataaaatttaatgcaTTATAATTGCTATAGCTTtgatttgtaatttataactaaATTTTTTGAAGATCGATAACTTTTTGGACGAAAATCTAGTGATCACCTAATTTTTCGTAATGTAGTAGTAGATTAATTATGGTAATTTTCCTTAAACAAATTAATTAACGCGTTCGTAATTACAAGCTAATATCGTAACAATTGTATCGTTAAATAGTTCACTACCGATACATAgactataaaataaaagtaaggTAAGATAGTACGTACAATTTGCCTCTATGTATTAACAAACATTAATACCATGCAACAATTCCATTCAAAATAATCCAACTAGTTTAAtatgttttataaataaatagaagGAAAATACATACTACATAGAAATgagttttattaaataaaattatattaacctGAAACAATTTTCAGGTAACTTTTTTAATGATGCCACTCGAAATCAGTTGGGCGATCACAGTCTCCTGGAAAGCAGGAGACGCGATGTGCCGAATAATGGCTTTTTTTAGGATGTTCGGTCTGTACTTATCATCTTTCATTCTGGTATGCATAAGTATGGACAGGTCAGTTTAATTTTTTAAAGCAAtcttattttttctattttttctttcttttctcactCAATATAGTAAAAAAATTGTACTGACCATTTTAGCAAGCTTACGTcatatttcttttttgtagCTCTCAATTGTTGAATcaactaattttttaatttttctatacaaaagttgcaaatgtaaaacttacattgtatttaaaaaaaatttccgaatttgttataaatataaacaatagagttataaaaaagaaattctcaTATACTATTGATCTGCTTTTACATTTCATAAATTCATGGATAAggcaatgaaataaaaaataaagtaataatGAATTCTATTTTTAGTGGCATCAtagttaaatttttaataattttttacaaagttgaaataaaatattactgaaaaatattaaattttctaatttcagaTATTACGCAATAATAAAACCATTGCAATTTTGGGATGTTAATAGAAGAGGAAAAATTATGTTATGCATGGCTTGGGCGGGATCTATCGCGTGTTCAATGCCTCAGGTATGGCAATTATAAATAACTGATAAAAGTGGAGAATCTCAActtttctaatttaattcaaaatACACATAGTATATCTACtgtaatttttttctttcttagatGCTAGTATTTCACCTGGAAACTCATCCAAATATCACATGGTATTCACAGTGTGTCACGTTTAATGCATTTCCAACATATACTCACGAAATAACATATTCTCTCTTTGGAATGATCATGATGTATTGGTTTCCCCttgtcgtaataatatacacCTACGCGAACATTTTACTGAAAATATGCAGAAAATCGAAAAAGAGCGAaggtaatatatataaattttagtaAATTCTTATAAAATCAGAAAACAATTTACTTATTTTTCATGAAATAGTAAATGGTTAACGAATTTCAGATAAAATTCGTCGCTCTTCTATGGCTTTTCTTACACGAGCGAAAATACGAACTTTAAAGATGACGGTGATCATTGTTGCTGTATTCTTTATTTGCTGGACACCATATTACGTAATGAGTCTTTGGTAAGTGCTATTGTTCGTTAATAGGAAAACATATGTATTAGGACATTGAATCCTAAAGTAtcctatattatatacataagtATATCTGAcattgaaaaaaaaatatacccGAATGTATAGGTATTGGATTGATCGAAATTCAGCATATAAAGTCGATCAACGAATTCAGAAAGGTCTCTTTCTATTCGCATGCACAAATTCCTGTATGAATCCTATTGTTTATGGTGCATTTAATATTAGAGATCGTAATAAGGtaaatatttcttcttcttctactcgATAACTATATAAATAGATATCtatataatttaatgttatttcaGACATCTGTAAGACCAATTACTATAGAAACTCGAGTCACTCCATTGTCACTGTCACTTAAGCTTCTTGATTAACGTTTACTTTTCTGTAAGAGATGTTAATTAGAATTGTAAGTTAAGTCTAGTCCGCAATATCAAATTTGACTGTGATTGACCATATACTTCAAAAAATGATATTTGCTATAATTAAGTACTAAATATTAATAGCTTTTTTGGATGAAGACCAAATATGTTGTAAATTATTCTTACAATAGGGTTGGATTCGAGTATCCGAGAGTACAGGTTCGGGATGAATCGGAAGAATTCGGGTGAGATCCTGCCTGAATCTTTCCAACTCAACCCGAAGCTTGGATTTCCAAGGCCCTTACAACTTAAGCACCTATATATATTCAAaataagaattaaattattaaacttCTCTAAAATAacaatactatttatttactcatttgtatgaaatttaaataaagttattttcttacaataaaaaatattaataaaatagacaGTTCTTCGTATAATTGACACAGAGATTTAACAGTCACAGAAAAAACAGagaattattacaaattatatatttactttattttattagtaCATAACCTGTGATAAAACATTCCTTTTATTTCTTTACATTATGCTAAGTAACTTCTTGCCTGAAATtgtgttttaaaaaattaaaaaccaTTACAAAACTACGTCAGTAACATGCTCTCTTAAGAAGAATCAGTCGAAAACGGAAGAACACATTCTCATATTATATCGATAATTTAAGCGAAATGCACTCTAAAATGATTGAAACATATACATTCCTTGCAACTGTTTAAGACGCGTGTCCACCAATCACACTAATAGTTCATAAACGTTTGCAAGCCTATTAACCAGTCAATGCACAGATGGAACACGCGTGCACACAAATATTTACTAATATTTGTAAATTCTTTCCAATAATTTCGACAGAAGAAATATAATAAGATGCTAAACCAGTATTGTCCACACGAATAGCACCTTATGTGGTTGTGGATttcttacaaattacaagtaTCAAACAAACGAAGGCACGATGAAGAGACAAGACTACTATCGTCTTCAAAAACTAGCTTTATCTATCCTTATTTATTAGTATTTGAgcgatatttaataaatatttgccACCAATATTTGCTAACATCTCTAAATGCTCACAA is a window from the Bombus affinis isolate iyBomAffi1 chromosome 9, iyBomAffi1.2, whole genome shotgun sequence genome containing:
- the LOC126920166 gene encoding adipokinetic hormone/corazonin-related peptide receptor variant I — its product is MVYYQEFLKVLRYIMENEIKMIISTELPNSRANISNEVELPIDMRFNEGHIVSIVFYSVLMIISAIGNTTVLVLIMCRKRVSKSRIHTMLMHLAIADLLVTFLMMPLEISWAITVSWKAGDAMCRIMAFFRMFGLYLSSFILVCISMDRYYAIIKPLQFWDVNRRGKIMLCMAWAGSIACSMPQMLVFHLETHPNITWYSQCVTFNAFPTYTHEITYSLFGMIMMYWFPLVVIIYTYANILLKICRKSKKSEDKIRRSSMAFLTRAKIRTLKMTVIIVAVFFICWTPYYVMSLWYWIDRNSAYKVDQRIQKGLFLFACTNSCMNPIVYGAFNIRDRNKTSVRPITIETRVTPLSLSLKLLD
- the LOC126920158 gene encoding WASH complex subunit 1-like, translating into MPNRTEIGVIPDNLRHEETIVQIAEALDNLNSAVNYIFESIDKRLLENGQRLSNVKDRATKLQDRLKYLQTNLNLKAVKMFSAARYPASHTYKEYELAIPPQCDDINKIPKVYKCSVPIRDIPETYLSSNCKTEDGQYVSNNNLQEKLQFYHVRSKSNKELYIDNNEVTFPFELSSINSLLFSSMDNPYKISTKQTSHKLNDKQQIEDAPDSIIQPWLSSEMDLSSSYLYTPTLGEVPQINVPLILPDLPGIVDDEKFVLDFNSQSPIAPSSAVTTPTVRLDLPTPTSTIDEKDSSTKHDRAIPNLPGFADTDFSKDSTEPAPPPPPPPLIASDTSTSASSNSKTDSRSSLVSSLLDPSIPPPPPPPLPPPPPSPPPPPPPLPPAESKTTIPESQIKDPDKKKIVKDLNKAIKPDVRSNLMEAIRNAGGIGRAKLRHTVPPEEKEGNRWSSASVGGDLMADLHAKLALRRKGIAGSGGSALERMSSLIPPPPKPSDAVASDRNSATSEYDSQPDTDDWDE